One part of the Marmota flaviventris isolate mMarFla1 chromosome 4, mMarFla1.hap1, whole genome shotgun sequence genome encodes these proteins:
- the LOC114083680 gene encoding olfactory receptor 13G1-like — protein MNQTLVTEFIILGFLETPRLGALLLLGFLGLYLAALSGNLLIVVAISTSPALHTPMYFFLANLAAVDILCTSTILPKLLGSMVAGRTISYGGCMAQLFFFTWSMGAELLLFSAMAYERFVAICQPLHYGARMGSRACALLAVAVWAISLTNTSVHTGLMLRLPLCKSGVVEHFFCEIPPLLRLSCAPTRLNEVMAFTADVFLAIGNFSVTMLSYGCIIASIVRMRSAAGKRKAFSTCSSHLLVVTLYDSAVIYTYIRPASSYSLRKDKVVSITYTSVAPTLNPLIYTLRNKDVKVALRRLLCCC, from the coding sequence ATGAACCAGACGCTGGTGACCGAGTTCATCATCCTGGGATTTTTGGAAACGCCTCGCCTGGGAGCACTACTCCTCCTGGGCTTCCTAGGCCTCTACTTGGCTGCCCTGTCGGGAAACCTGCTCATCGTGGTGGCCATCAGCACCAGCCCAGCTctgcacacccccatgtacttcttcctggcCAACCTGGCCGCAGTGGACATCCTCTGCACCTCCACCATTCTCCCCAAGCTGCTGGGCAGCATGGTGGCTGGCAGGACCATCTCCTATGGGGGCTGCATGGCGCAGCTCTTCTTCTTCACATGGTCAATGGGGGCAGAGCTGCTGCTTTTCTCGGCCATGGCCTATGAGCGCTTCGTGGCCATCTGCCAGCCATTGCACTATGGTGCACGGATGGGCTCTCGGGCATGTGCTCTGCTGGCCGTGGCCGTGTGGGCCATCAGCCTCACCAACACCAGCGTGCACACAGGCCTCATGCTGCGCCTGCCACTCTGCAAGTCTGGCGTCGTTGAGCACTTCTTCTGCGAGATTCCCccactgctgaggctgtcctGTGCCCCAACACGTCTGAATGAGGTCATGGCCTTCACCGCGGACGTGTTCTTGGCCATAGGCAACTTCTCGGTGACCATGCTCTCCTATGGCTGCATCATCGCCAGCATTGTGCGCATGCGCTCAGCAGCGGGCAAGCgcaaggccttctccacctgctcctcccacctgCTGGTGGTCACGCTGTATGACTCCGCCGTCATCTACACCTACATCCGCCCCGCGTCCAGCTACTCACTGCGCAAGGACAAGGTGGTGTCCATCACGTACACCTCTGTGGCGCCCACCCTGAACCCGCTCATCTACACTCTGAGGAATAAGGACGTCAAAGTTGCACTCAGGAGACTTCTGTGCTGCTGCTGA